Proteins encoded within one genomic window of Pseudalkalibacillus sp. SCS-8:
- a CDS encoding Rne/Rng family ribonuclease, giving the protein MNQIVFNLSTSEKRAAILQDGKVVEILVERPDAYPKAGNIYMGRITKVLPGIDAAFIDIGFAQNGFIHATDLKRYKEDQGAINELVHEGQWIIVQVRREASKNKGPLLVENITIPGENLVYLPFGGHVAVSKKLSEREKEEVKRIGESIIHNPEGLIMRTSSSQCDMDQLKEEVDVLRQEWNAIESRGGRKVSLLYEGSTIVDTALNHHSNGTAELIFDDVDVFRTFRNKYQDRFETKLYKGTENVFSYYDIEQVIQKALRPMQWLANGGQIQVDTTEALTVIDVNTGKFTGKQDRESAILETNLLAAEEAARQLRLRNISGMIVIDFIRMKEEEHKQKVQKRLHEHLQRDPVHTKIYGYTALGLMEVTRQKVRDSLVALMTENDSSQPSYNVETMFYALERTLFEFRHIEEEAIWIELSPRLYDYVNDSDCDRENRLSSGVPSKLFFTKNKVSDPYGFRVRQQGSLEKIEARINKELH; this is encoded by the coding sequence TTGAATCAAATCGTTTTTAATTTATCAACGTCTGAAAAAAGAGCAGCGATTTTACAAGATGGCAAAGTGGTGGAAATCCTTGTAGAACGACCGGATGCCTATCCGAAAGCCGGAAATATTTATATGGGGCGCATCACCAAGGTACTGCCTGGTATTGATGCAGCATTTATTGATATCGGATTCGCACAAAATGGTTTCATCCATGCGACCGACCTTAAACGATACAAGGAAGACCAAGGGGCCATCAATGAGCTTGTCCATGAAGGACAATGGATCATCGTCCAAGTCCGACGCGAAGCTTCTAAAAACAAGGGACCTCTCCTGGTAGAAAATATTACGATTCCAGGAGAAAACCTTGTTTATTTGCCGTTTGGTGGCCATGTTGCCGTATCAAAGAAGCTATCAGAACGCGAGAAAGAAGAAGTTAAGAGGATTGGTGAATCCATCATCCACAATCCAGAAGGCTTAATCATGCGGACATCTAGTAGTCAATGTGATATGGATCAACTTAAAGAGGAAGTTGACGTTCTTAGGCAGGAGTGGAATGCGATTGAATCACGTGGGGGACGGAAGGTTTCGTTACTCTACGAAGGAAGTACGATCGTGGACACCGCTTTGAACCACCATTCGAATGGTACGGCCGAATTGATTTTTGACGATGTGGATGTTTTCAGGACATTCCGTAACAAGTATCAAGACCGCTTTGAAACAAAGCTATATAAAGGAACAGAGAATGTTTTTTCGTATTATGATATTGAGCAGGTCATCCAAAAAGCTCTCCGTCCAATGCAATGGTTAGCGAACGGCGGCCAGATTCAGGTGGATACGACTGAAGCTCTGACTGTCATTGATGTCAATACAGGGAAATTCACAGGAAAACAGGATCGGGAGAGTGCAATTTTAGAGACGAATTTGCTAGCTGCAGAGGAGGCTGCCCGACAATTACGATTACGGAACATCAGTGGAATGATTGTGATTGACTTTATCAGGATGAAAGAAGAAGAGCATAAACAGAAGGTTCAAAAACGTCTCCATGAACACCTTCAGAGGGATCCTGTCCATACAAAAATTTATGGTTACACGGCTCTTGGTTTAATGGAAGTGACGCGTCAAAAAGTGAGAGATAGTTTAGTGGCTCTTATGACTGAAAATGATAGCAGCCAGCCTTCGTATAATGTGGAGACGATGTTCTATGCTTTAGAACGGACTTTATTTGAATTTCGTCATATTGAAGAGGAAGCGATATGGATTGAGTTGTCCCCTCGCCTATACGATTATGTGAATGACTCAGATTGTGACAGGGAAAACCGTCTCTCAAGCGGTGTACCATCAAAGCTTTTCTTTACGAAAAACAAGGTATCTGATCCCTATGGCTTCAGGGTACGACAGCAAGGTTCTTTGGAGAAGATTGAAGCTCGAATAAATAAGGAACTGCATTGA
- a CDS encoding M50 family metallopeptidase — protein sequence MIAVMTGYFRDFLILFLVILIHELGHALAAHSFKWRLVKVELLPFGGVAEMDEYGNRPYREEVIVTLAGPFQHLWMIAVGMVCLTFGLGDPFFFERFIAINWMILIFNLLPIWPLDGGKLLFLVLTLWYPYKKAKSRMLVLSICLLGLFLSFSMILYSFHLNSLIILLFLLYAHYVEWKHQPYDYVRFLLERMHEVGKSKKMKVLSVDPNMTVAEVLSRLYKGYEHEIHIRSSRPFICKEKEVLTAYFKQSARTCAIQDLFR from the coding sequence TTGATAGCGGTCATGACTGGTTATTTCCGAGATTTTCTCATTCTTTTTCTCGTGATTTTAATCCATGAACTCGGTCATGCACTGGCGGCTCACTCCTTCAAGTGGCGTCTCGTAAAGGTGGAGCTTCTCCCTTTTGGGGGCGTGGCGGAGATGGATGAATATGGGAACAGGCCGTATCGCGAAGAAGTGATTGTGACGCTCGCGGGCCCGTTCCAACATCTGTGGATGATTGCGGTTGGAATGGTGTGTCTGACCTTTGGGTTAGGCGATCCCTTCTTTTTTGAACGCTTCATTGCGATTAATTGGATGATCCTGATTTTCAATCTTTTGCCGATATGGCCTTTGGATGGTGGAAAGCTTCTATTTCTAGTCCTTACGCTTTGGTACCCCTATAAGAAGGCGAAAAGCAGGATGCTTGTCTTATCCATCTGTTTATTAGGCTTATTCCTGTCGTTTTCGATGATCCTATATTCCTTCCATTTGAATTCGCTCATCATCTTGTTATTTCTTTTGTACGCACACTATGTGGAGTGGAAACATCAACCCTATGATTATGTGCGTTTTTTGTTGGAAAGAATGCATGAAGTTGGGAAGTCAAAAAAGATGAAAGTTCTCTCAGTTGATCCGAACATGACAGTGGCTGAAGTACTATCTCGACTTTATAAAGGGTATGAACATGAAATCCATATCAGGTCATCACGTCCATTCATTTGTAAGGAGAAAGAAGTGTTGACTGCGTATTTCAAACAGAGTGCCAGGACATGTGCAATCCAGGACCTTTTTCGTTAA
- a CDS encoding peptidoglycan DD-metalloendopeptidase family protein, whose protein sequence is MKSRADEIRRKYQNHMKTHKQQPGDAVSSYRNFPERSENGHPLFSTEGLLFRIMASICLFLVVGIIFKNPGQFEHLQGYVNQAFEEEFQFASVAGWYEEKFGKPLALLPGKKEKESGGEETDISKIKDYALPANAKVLQSFKDNGKGVLLETGSNSDVASIKEGFIIFVGEKENLGKTVVVQHFDGSESWYGKLDKIADGIKLYNYIDAGVNLGKVTKEEKTDSGLFYFAIKDNGGFVDPLKVLSSD, encoded by the coding sequence ATGAAGAGTAGAGCGGATGAGATACGACGTAAGTATCAAAATCATATGAAAACACATAAACAACAGCCCGGTGATGCGGTTTCAAGCTATAGGAATTTCCCTGAACGGAGTGAGAATGGCCACCCGTTATTTTCGACTGAGGGTCTCCTTTTTCGAATCATGGCCTCAATTTGCCTATTTTTAGTCGTTGGGATTATCTTCAAAAATCCTGGACAATTCGAACACCTACAAGGCTATGTTAATCAAGCCTTTGAAGAGGAGTTTCAGTTTGCTTCCGTGGCTGGATGGTACGAAGAGAAATTCGGAAAGCCGCTTGCACTCCTGCCTGGAAAAAAGGAGAAAGAAAGCGGAGGAGAAGAAACGGACATCAGCAAAATCAAGGATTATGCTTTACCTGCGAATGCGAAAGTTCTTCAATCGTTCAAGGATAATGGGAAAGGTGTCCTCCTGGAAACGGGGAGCAATTCAGATGTGGCATCCATAAAAGAAGGCTTCATCATCTTTGTCGGTGAAAAGGAGAATCTCGGAAAAACTGTTGTTGTCCAACATTTCGATGGCAGTGAATCTTGGTATGGGAAACTCGATAAGATTGCGGACGGTATCAAGCTCTATAATTACATTGATGCAGGTGTTAATTTAGGGAAAGTAACCAAGGAAGAGAAGACGGATTCAGGATTATTCTATTTTGCGATCAAAGATAACGGTGGCTTCGTCGATCCTTTGAAAGTACTATCCTCTGACTGA
- the minD gene encoding septum site-determining protein MinD, translating to MGEAIVITSGKGGVGKTTTTANIGTSLALLGKKVCLIDTDIGLRNLDVIMGLENRIIYDLVDVAHNRCKLHQALIKDKRFECLYLLPAAQTKDKSAVVPEQMKRIVTELKQDYDYVIIDCPAGIEQGFKNAIAGADKSIVVTNPETSSVRDADRIIGLLEQENIESPKLIVNRLKAHMMENGDSLDVDEIVNVLAIELLGIVVDDEHVISASNRGEPIALNPDTKASQAYRNIARRILGESVPLMSLEQDKGLFKRVKQFFGMR from the coding sequence GTGGGTGAAGCTATCGTAATTACATCTGGAAAAGGCGGAGTTGGAAAAACCACAACAACAGCTAATATTGGGACATCACTTGCACTCCTTGGAAAGAAGGTATGTTTGATTGATACCGATATCGGTTTGCGTAATTTGGATGTCATCATGGGACTTGAAAACCGTATCATCTACGACTTGGTGGATGTTGCACATAACCGCTGTAAACTCCATCAGGCCTTAATTAAAGATAAACGATTCGAGTGCCTTTACCTTCTGCCTGCAGCTCAGACGAAGGACAAAAGTGCCGTAGTACCAGAACAGATGAAAAGGATTGTAACCGAACTCAAGCAAGATTACGATTACGTAATCATCGATTGTCCTGCAGGGATCGAGCAAGGGTTCAAGAATGCGATTGCCGGTGCTGATAAATCAATCGTCGTGACGAATCCAGAAACGTCTTCTGTCCGGGATGCGGATCGTATTATCGGTTTGTTGGAGCAAGAGAACATCGAATCACCTAAACTCATCGTCAACAGGCTAAAAGCCCATATGATGGAAAATGGGGATTCTTTAGATGTTGATGAAATCGTGAATGTACTTGCCATTGAATTGCTTGGTATCGTTGTCGATGATGAGCATGTGATCAGTGCTTCGAACCGAGGGGAACCGATTGCGTTGAACCCAGACACGAAAGCCTCTCAAGCCTATCGTAATATTGCGAGAAGGATTCTTGGAGAGTCTGTTCCGTTGATGTCTCTTGAGCAAGATAAGGGACTGTTCAAAAGAGTGAAGCAGTTCTTTGGGATGAGATAA
- the minC gene encoding septum site-determining protein MinC, with protein MAQKQKQTNNQFVTIKGTKEGLILNLDDDCSFDHLLSELDSKLIHPSENQNSDGPKIPVNVRVGKRYLTAYQEELLRKIIYQKKNLLVEVIESDVITKEEAENMKMENEITSVNRMIRSGQTLKVNGDLLLVGDVNPGGFVAATGNIFIMGSLKGIAHAGCEGRGSAVVAASKMIPSLVRIAEHVFQHEEDEQEYTGVCAYLDDSEDTVKIDRLHVLHQIRPGLNRL; from the coding sequence ATGGCGCAAAAACAAAAACAGACTAATAATCAATTTGTAACAATAAAGGGGACGAAAGAAGGGCTCATCTTAAACCTGGATGATGATTGCTCCTTTGATCATCTACTCTCTGAACTGGATTCGAAATTGATTCATCCGTCTGAAAATCAAAACTCGGATGGTCCAAAGATTCCAGTGAATGTGAGGGTAGGCAAAAGGTACCTGACAGCATATCAAGAAGAACTGCTTAGAAAAATCATATATCAAAAGAAAAACCTGCTTGTCGAAGTAATCGAATCCGATGTGATTACGAAAGAAGAAGCAGAAAACATGAAAATGGAAAATGAAATAACATCTGTCAATCGGATGATCCGCTCTGGACAGACGCTAAAGGTCAATGGGGATCTCTTACTTGTAGGAGACGTTAATCCTGGTGGATTCGTCGCCGCTACAGGAAACATTTTCATTATGGGCAGCCTGAAGGGCATCGCTCATGCTGGTTGTGAAGGACGCGGTTCAGCAGTCGTTGCAGCCTCTAAGATGATCCCGTCCTTAGTACGGATTGCAGAACATGTTTTTCAACATGAAGAAGATGAACAAGAATATACTGGTGTATGTGCATACTTGGATGATTCAGAGGATACGGTCAAAATCGACCGTCTGCATGTCTTACACCAGATCAGACCCGGTTTAAACCGACTGTAG
- the mreD gene encoding rod shape-determining protein MreD, with translation MKRFLLPLLTYLLFISESTLMQLFIPQHMESDMVIIPRFVVVMVCFIGMYVSPMRGVTYGIVFGLLYDLIFSDLIGVYMFSMGLTAYVTTFIARYFHGNIFVTLFVMLIGLSAFEFLIYGLYSLIGIANMMVEVFIYDRYLPTLLLNSVFVVLVYYPLRKWLIDVAIDLQEK, from the coding sequence ATGAAACGCTTTCTTCTTCCTCTTCTTACATATTTGTTATTCATCAGCGAAAGCACTTTGATGCAGCTCTTCATTCCTCAACATATGGAAAGTGATATGGTCATCATTCCGCGTTTTGTAGTGGTGATGGTTTGTTTCATAGGGATGTATGTTTCACCAATGAGAGGAGTCACGTACGGAATCGTTTTTGGACTCCTTTATGATCTCATTTTCAGTGACTTGATCGGTGTATATATGTTTTCGATGGGCTTGACGGCATATGTGACGACCTTCATTGCCCGTTATTTCCATGGAAACATTTTTGTGACATTGTTCGTCATGCTTATAGGTCTTTCGGCATTTGAATTTCTGATCTATGGTCTTTATAGCCTGATCGGAATCGCCAATATGATGGTTGAAGTGTTCATATATGATCGTTATTTGCCAACCTTATTGTTGAATAGCGTATTTGTCGTCTTGGTCTATTACCCGCTTCGGAAATGGTTGATCGATGTCGCCATTGACCTACAAGAAAAATAG
- the mreC gene encoding rod shape-determining protein MreC produces the protein MPQFFSNKRLIILLVSMIVLVAMIGFSMKERENISWPEQFLHDTVGWSQSIFYKPAHFVAGFFGNVVEMKQIYEQNKILKKQLNEYDKLASRVKDLKKDNETLRQTLDKKESLSDFTVWQATVIGRSPEKLWYQTVQIDKGKQAGIEPNMAVISAKGLIGKVDKVSAFHSTIELISSHDPNSRISAVIHGEDERIHGLIQGYDPKRKVLLMKMIGIDKELKKGQTVTTSGYGGVFPKGLEIGKIVDVEPDKVEPTQTAYIQPAADLYDIDHVMVVKRTMQEVDVETDPDQTEEEGK, from the coding sequence GTGCCGCAGTTTTTCTCTAACAAACGTCTTATCATTCTATTAGTCAGTATGATTGTTCTAGTGGCGATGATTGGATTTTCAATGAAAGAAAGAGAAAACATATCATGGCCTGAACAATTCCTACATGATACAGTTGGCTGGTCCCAGTCAATCTTCTATAAACCCGCACATTTTGTAGCGGGTTTCTTTGGGAACGTTGTTGAAATGAAACAAATCTATGAACAGAATAAAATCTTGAAAAAGCAATTGAATGAGTATGATAAGCTCGCAAGCCGAGTGAAAGATTTGAAGAAAGATAATGAAACGCTACGGCAGACACTTGATAAGAAAGAAAGTCTGTCTGATTTCACGGTTTGGCAAGCGACAGTCATCGGTCGTTCGCCTGAGAAATTGTGGTACCAGACTGTTCAAATCGACAAAGGGAAGCAAGCCGGCATTGAACCGAACATGGCAGTCATTTCGGCCAAGGGATTGATTGGAAAGGTGGATAAGGTTTCTGCTTTTCATTCGACTATCGAATTGATAAGCAGCCATGATCCGAATAGTCGGATATCTGCTGTCATCCATGGCGAAGACGAACGGATCCATGGTCTGATCCAAGGGTATGACCCGAAGAGGAAAGTGCTGCTGATGAAGATGATTGGTATTGATAAAGAATTGAAGAAGGGCCAAACGGTCACGACCTCAGGGTACGGAGGCGTTTTTCCAAAAGGACTGGAAATCGGGAAGATCGTCGATGTAGAGCCTGATAAAGTGGAACCGACTCAAACAGCGTATATTCAGCCTGCAGCTGATCTTTATGACATTGATCATGTGATGGTCGTCAAACGGACGATGCAGGAAGTAGACGTCGAGACGGACCCTGATCAAACCGAGGAGGAAGGAAAGTAA
- a CDS encoding rod shape-determining protein, which produces MFGGFSRDMGIDLGTANTLVYVKGKGVVVREPSVVAINTKSGDIEAVGNAAKNMIGRTPGNIVARRPMKDGVIADYDTTATMMKYYIQQAQKNRSVFSRKPFVMVCVPSGITHVEERAVKEATKQAGAREVETIEEPLAAAIGADLPVWEPTGSMVVDIGGGTTEVAIISLGGIVEKQSIRVAGDEMDDAIIQYIKKTYNVIIGERTAEAIKLDIGSADVSDGMEEMDIRGRDLLTGLPKTISITGEEIAGALKDTVDTIMDAVKLALEKTPPELAADIMDRGIVLTGGGALLRNLDRIISEETKMPVIVAENALDCVAIGTGRAIENYQQISNKPGFGSGRSKSKY; this is translated from the coding sequence ATGTTTGGTGGATTTTCAAGAGATATGGGAATTGATTTAGGAACTGCAAATACACTTGTCTATGTGAAAGGGAAGGGTGTTGTCGTTCGGGAACCTTCCGTTGTTGCAATCAATACAAAGAGCGGAGACATTGAAGCGGTCGGAAATGCTGCGAAGAACATGATCGGACGTACGCCTGGTAACATCGTCGCTCGCCGCCCAATGAAAGATGGCGTTATCGCAGATTATGATACGACAGCTACGATGATGAAGTATTACATCCAGCAAGCACAGAAGAACCGATCCGTCTTCTCACGTAAACCATTCGTCATGGTATGCGTACCATCTGGTATCACACACGTTGAAGAGCGTGCTGTAAAAGAAGCAACCAAGCAAGCTGGTGCACGTGAAGTTGAAACGATTGAAGAGCCTCTAGCTGCTGCAATCGGGGCAGACCTTCCTGTGTGGGAGCCGACAGGTAGCATGGTCGTTGACATCGGAGGAGGTACGACTGAAGTAGCGATCATCTCTCTTGGCGGAATTGTTGAAAAACAATCGATCCGTGTAGCAGGAGATGAAATGGATGACGCGATCATCCAGTACATCAAAAAGACATACAACGTCATCATCGGTGAACGTACAGCTGAAGCGATCAAATTGGACATCGGTTCTGCAGATGTTTCTGATGGCATGGAAGAGATGGATATCCGTGGACGTGACTTGCTCACAGGACTTCCGAAAACCATTTCGATCACAGGTGAAGAGATTGCCGGTGCATTGAAAGATACAGTCGATACGATCATGGATGCTGTCAAGCTTGCATTGGAAAAGACTCCACCAGAACTTGCTGCTGACATCATGGACCGCGGCATTGTTTTGACAGGGGGCGGAGCACTTCTACGTAACCTTGACCGTATAATCAGTGAAGAGACGAAGATGCCAGTCATCGTTGCAGAGAATGCGTTAGACTGCGTGGCGATCGGAACTGGACGTGCCATTGAGAACTACCAGCAAATCAGTAATAAACCTGGTTTTGGCAGCGGCCGTTCTAAATCAAAGTACTAA
- the radC gene encoding RadC family protein codes for MLKEGANVLSNQELLAILLRSGTKEESVLQLAQRVIQQFEGLHLLKDATIDELTTVKGIGNAKAVEILASLELGKRVSRLQIEERYIIRSPEDGARYVMDEMRFLSQEHFVCIYLNTKNQVLHKQTVFIGSLNASIVHPREVFKEAMKRSAASVICFHNHPSGDPHPSREDIEVTQRLLECGKIVGIDLLDHIIIGDQKFVSLKEKGYV; via the coding sequence ATGCTGAAAGAGGGTGCGAACGTACTCTCTAATCAAGAGCTTCTCGCAATCCTGTTACGATCAGGTACAAAAGAAGAATCCGTTCTGCAGTTGGCGCAACGGGTCATCCAACAATTCGAAGGCCTGCATCTTCTGAAAGATGCGACCATTGATGAGTTGACCACTGTCAAAGGAATCGGGAATGCTAAAGCTGTTGAGATCCTTGCTTCGCTTGAACTTGGGAAGCGTGTCAGCAGGCTTCAGATTGAGGAGCGGTACATCATCCGATCCCCTGAAGACGGTGCACGGTACGTGATGGATGAAATGCGGTTCTTATCACAAGAGCATTTCGTCTGTATTTATTTGAACACCAAAAATCAGGTGTTACACAAACAAACAGTTTTCATTGGCAGCTTGAATGCATCCATCGTACATCCGAGGGAAGTGTTCAAGGAAGCGATGAAACGTTCAGCAGCATCCGTCATCTGTTTCCACAATCATCCAAGCGGTGATCCCCATCCAAGCCGTGAGGATATCGAGGTGACTCAACGCCTCTTGGAATGCGGTAAAATCGTCGGAATTGACCTGCTGGATCACATCATTATCGGTGATCAGAAATTCGTAAGTCTTAAAGAAAAAGGCTACGTTTAG